In the genome of Nitrospirota bacterium, one region contains:
- a CDS encoding VacB/RNase II family 3'-5' exoribonuclease encodes DGFILYVHIADVSHYAPWDSALDLEARHRGTSVYFPHKVIPMLPKELSNNLCSLVPRADRLTVTAEMHFDRAGELTKKSFYPSIIYSNERMTYTSVSKILVDNDLHERRKYTYLIDSFEVMDELCGLLRKKRIERGSLDFDLPEPEVLFDIQGRPEAIIKAERSLSHVIIEEFMIAANEAVASYLEDRGIPSLYRIHEKPDTSKLEELIPVFNALGLRAKKTGVTAFRSILKETKGKPEEAFLNILLLRSLKQAKYSTENTGHFGLASKCYTHFTSPIRRYPDLVVHRILKDSLKNKLTDKKIQHIKKLLPDIAAHSSRTERLADEAEREVISAMRAWFMKDKVGDEYDGLITDVTPYGLKIQLKDFFVEGFLHVSYMADDYYKFDEKNYRLTGRNRRKTFALGQTVSVRIERVNIEERDIVLAMSAPRRAHPIPGLRLR; translated from the coding sequence TCCGCACAAGGTAATCCCCATGCTTCCAAAGGAGCTTTCAAATAATCTATGCAGTCTTGTGCCCAGGGCAGACAGGCTGACAGTCACGGCTGAGATGCATTTTGACAGAGCAGGCGAACTTACAAAAAAGTCTTTTTATCCGAGCATCATATACAGCAATGAACGGATGACCTACACCTCAGTAAGCAAAATCCTTGTTGACAATGACCTCCACGAAAGGCGGAAATATACATATCTCATTGACAGCTTTGAGGTTATGGATGAACTCTGCGGGCTTCTGAGGAAGAAACGGATTGAGAGAGGAAGTCTTGATTTTGACCTGCCCGAGCCTGAGGTGCTCTTTGACATACAGGGCAGGCCTGAGGCGATAATCAAGGCAGAGCGGAGCTTAAGCCATGTCATTATTGAAGAGTTTATGATAGCGGCAAATGAGGCAGTTGCATCTTATCTTGAGGACCGAGGCATTCCTTCGCTTTACAGGATACACGAAAAGCCTGATACCTCCAAACTTGAAGAGCTTATACCTGTTTTTAACGCCCTCGGCTTACGCGCAAAAAAGACCGGTGTTACAGCGTTCCGTTCAATCCTTAAGGAGACAAAGGGAAAGCCTGAGGAGGCATTTTTAAACATTCTCCTGCTCAGGTCCCTTAAACAGGCAAAATATTCTACGGAAAATACCGGGCACTTCGGACTTGCATCAAAATGCTACACGCATTTTACATCGCCGATAAGGCGCTACCCTGACCTTGTTGTGCACAGGATACTCAAGGACTCTTTGAAAAATAAACTCACTGATAAAAAAATACAGCACATTAAAAAGCTCCTCCCTGATATAGCCGCACATTCTTCGCGCACAGAGCGTCTGGCTGACGAAGCTGAAAGGGAGGTCATCAGCGCCATGAGGGCCTGGTTTATGAAGGATAAGGTCGGGGATGAATACGACGGGCTTATAACCGATGTAACGCCTTACGGCTTAAAGATACAACTTAAGGATTTTTTTGTTGAGGGCTTTCTGCATGTCTCATACATGGCTGACGATTACTATAAATTTGATGAGAAAAACTACCGCCTTACAGGCAGGAACAGGAGAAAGACCTTTGCGCTGGGGCAGACAGTAAGCGTGCGCATAGAGCGTGTCAATATAGAAGAACGGGATATTGTGCTTGCCATGTCCGCGCCCCGCAGGGCGCATCCTATCCCGGGACTAAGATTAAGGTGA